One genomic window of Salvia miltiorrhiza cultivar Shanhuang (shh) chromosome 4, IMPLAD_Smil_shh, whole genome shotgun sequence includes the following:
- the LOC131023085 gene encoding uncharacterized protein LOC131023085: MEELDELRNEAYENARIYKDKVKRLHDRRICHKKLCPRMKVLLFNSRLKLFSGKLKSRWSGPFLLKEVFEHGAVELLNENTKESFRVNGHRVKPYYEHQSPPMVVESQTLHNPS, encoded by the coding sequence ATGGAGGAGTTGGATGAActacgcaatgaggcgtatgaAAATGCAAGGATCTACAAGGATAAAGTGAAGCGACTGCATGATCGCCGCATTTGCCACAAGAAGCTTTGCCCCAGAATGAAGGTGTTATTATTTAATTCTAGACTGAAGTTGTTTTCGGGTAAGCTGAAATCGAGATGGAGTGGTCCGTTTCTACTAAAGGAGGTGTTTGAGCATGGTGCTGTAGAGCTGTTGAATGAGAATACGAAGGAGAGTTTCAGAGTGAACGGCCACCGAGTGAAGCCGTATTACGAGCACCAGAGCCCgccgatggtggtggagtctcaaACTCTGCACAATCCAAGCTGA